The Vicinamibacterales bacterium DNA segment GGGTTCACCCGAGGCAAGCCGGCGGAACCTCCGTTCCGAGCGCCGGTATAATCGCCCCAGACGCCGGCCCGACGAGCCCTGACGCGCCACCGTGCAGATTTCCGACCCGTTTGCCAACCGCTATAGCAACCTACGCCTCATCGGCCGCGGCGGCTTCGGGTCCGTGTATCGGGCGTGGGATGCGGAGCTCGAAATCGACGTCGCGGTCAAGATCCTGAAACCCGAGCTGGCCGAGGATCCCGACTGGCGCCGCCGCTTCCGCCAGGAAGCGACCGCCGCCAGCAGACTGAACAGCCACCGCAACATCACGATCATTCTCGACCGCAGCGAATTCGAGGGTCAGCCTTTCATCGTCATGGAGTTCGTCGAGGGAGAGACCCTCGCGAGGATGATCGAGCGGGGCGCGCCGCTGTCAGACAGCGAACGGCTGAAGCTCCTCGAGCAGCTGTGCTCCGGGCTCAATTTCGCGCACAAGAAGGACATCGTCCACCGCGACATCAAGCCCGTGAACCTGATGGTTCGTGAGGACCAGGACGCCTACGAGGCGCGCACGCTGAAGATTCTCGACTTCGGCATCGCCAAGGTGCTCAACAGCAGCCAGACCGCCACCGGATCGTTCGCGTTCACGCCGAGCTACGTGTCGCCAGAGCAGGTGCTCGGACAGGACGTGGACAAGCGCAGCGACATGTTCGCAGTCGGCGCCGTCGCCTACGAGCTGATGACGCTGCACAAGGCGTTTCCGATCGCCGGCGGGGATCCGTTCAAGATCATGGCGGAAGTACAGCGCCGGATCGTGGAGCAGCCGCACCCGCCGCTCTCGAACTGGCGGCCCGATCTCAACCCCGATCTGGGCCGGATCATCGATCGGGCGCTCGCCAAGGCCCCTGCCGACCGCTACGCCGATCTCGGCGAAATGGCCGCGCGGCTGCGCAAGGTCCGCGAGCGGATGGAGGAAGCCTCCGAAGAGTCGGGATCCGAGACGACGATCATCCTCAGCACCGCAACGCAGGACGCGATGATGAACGCGCGCCACTTCGCCGACGCGGGTGACTTCACGGCGGCGGTCAGGCGTTTGGAAGAGGCGAGCGTGACGGCGACGCTGCGCGAGCAGCGCGTCCTCGCCCAGGCGCTCGCGGAGGTCCGGGCCCGCCAGCGTGCCGACCTCGAACAGCGCCAGGCGCACAACGAGGAAGCGGCGCGGGCCGCGATTGCGCTGGCTCGATCGTCCTTTCTCGAGGGAGAACGAACCACCGCGATCCGGGTCCTCGCCGATTTCGATCCACCGTCGCTCGTCGCGCCGCAGCTCGCGCAACTGAAAGAGGCGGCCGCGCTCGCCGCCGCCGCCCAGCACGAGCTGACCCACGGCGACGCCGCCGCGCGCGACGCGGCGCTCGACGCGCTGGATGCGTTCGGCCCGCGCGATCTCGTCGCGGCCATCGCGCAGCGCCTGCGCGCCGACGCGCGCGAGCAGGATGCCACCGCGGCACGACAGCGCCAGGCGGATGAAGCGGCCAGGCGGGCCAGGCGGATCGTCCTCACCGGCGAACCCGACGCGCGACAGCGCGCCATCGACGAGCTCGCCGAGTTCACGGTGCCGGATCTGGTCCGCGAAGCGCTCGTCGAACTGCGCGATCTCGATACACGCCAGCGCGAAGCGGAGCGCGAGGCCCGCGAGGCCCGCGAGGTCAACGACCAGCGCGAGCAGGCGCGCCGCGCCGCCGAGGCCGAGGAGGAGCGCCAGGCCGAGGAAGCGAGGCGGCAGGCAGAGCAGGAAGCACGCCGCAAGGCCGACGAGGAGGCGAGCGCCCGCGCAGCGGAAGCGGAAGCGGCGCGACGCGAGGCTGAGGCGCACGCGCGACGACTGGCTGCGGAACAACTGGCCGCAGAACAACGGCTGGCTGCCGAAGAACGACTGGCTGCCGAACAGGAAGCACGCCGACTGGAAGACGAGGCCAGGCGCCGCGAAGCGGAGCGCACCGCCGCCGCAGAAGCCGAGGCCCGGCGCCGGACCGGGGAGGCTGAACAGGAGGCACGCCGCAAAGCCGATGAGGAGGCCCGCGCCCGCGCAGCGGAAGCGGCGCGACGCGAGGCTGAGGCAGAGGCGCAACGACTGGCCGCTGAACAACGGCTGGCCGCCGAAAAACGACTGGCGGCAGAGCAGGAAGCGCGGCGACTGGAGGACGCGGCCAGCCGCCGTGAATCAGAGCGCGCCGCCGCGGAGGCGCAGCGCCTGATCGACAGCGCGCGGGCATCGTTCATCGAGGGGCGCCGCGGCGAAGCCATCGCCATTCTCGACTCGGCACCGGATCCATCCCGCGTCGCGGCGGCGCGCGCGCTCCTGGGATCCGCGGCGTCGGCGGTCGATGCCGCGACGCTGGCGATGGCCGCAGCGTCGCAGGGACCGCGCGCCGAAGCGCTCGCCGAACTGGATCGATTCGAGGATCGGCCGCTCGTCGCAAACGCCATCACGGCACTGCAGGCAGAGCACCGGCGCCGCACCGCCGACGAACAGGCCGCCGAGGAGATGGCGCGGGAAGCGGCAGCGAAGCAGGCTGCCGCAGCCGCAGCGCGTGACGCCGAGAACGTATTCGCGGCCGGACGGATGGACGCCGCGATCGAGACGCTCGCCGCGCACTCGCGCGCCGACCTGGTCGCCGACGTGCTCGGGCGGTTGCGGGGGCTGGCGCACGCGGCGGCGGCCGCGGAATCGCGCGTCGGGACCGGTACGGCCGCGGAACGATCGGCGGCGATCGCGGACCTCTCCCAGACCGACGCGCGACTGCTCGCCGGCTCGATTGCCCGATTGCGCTCACTCGACGCCGCCAGGACCGCCGAGGAAGAGAACCGCGCTCGAGCCGCGCGGGAGCGGCTCGAGCTCGAACGACAGGCGACTGCACTCATCGCCCGCGCGCGCGCCGTCTTCGCGGAGGGGGCACCGACGGACGCCATCCGGCTGCTCGACGGCTTCGCCGCCCCCGATCTCGTCGGCGCCGAGCGGACCGCACTGCAGCAGGCCGCCGCCGCTGTCGCCGCCGCTCGCGATCGTGTCGCGGCGCCGCAGAGCTCGCCGGCGGCACGCGAAGACGCGATCCGCGAACTCGCCGGGCGCGAGCCTCGCGAGCTGCTGGCCCGCGCTGTCGACGATCTCCGGCGGCTGCACGATCGCCGGGTTGCCGACGAGCGGCGGGTCGCTGTAGAAGATGAGCGCCGCGCCGCCGCAGAACGCGAGCGGCGGCTCCGCATCGACGCGACGCTGCGTGACGCCCGCAGCGTGCCCGCCGCCGAGGCCCTGGCCCTCCTCGAAGCATTCGACCCGCCCGAGTCCGAAATCACCTCGCTCGCAGCCGAGCTGCGCGTGCAGTTGCGCGTCGGCGAACTGTGCCAGCGCGTCGCGGCGCAGCTCGATCGGGGACAGCTCGACGAGGCGCGCCGCGATCTGGCGCAGGCGCGGGCCCTCCGGCCGGCCGATGCCGGGGTCGCGTCTCTCTACGCGAGAGCCGTCGCCGCCCGCCGCCAGCGGCGGTCCGCGCGAGCCCGGCGAATCGCCTCGACATTCGGCGCGCCGCTCGGGCTGGTGATGGTGCTCGGGATTGGTGGATACGAATGGTGGACCCACAGATCGGCCACGCCCACCCGGGTCGAGCAGTCATCCAAGACGACCACCACGACTCCGGCCACGACTTCCGTTCCGGCGGCGATGGCGGTGCCGACGACGGTG contains these protein-coding regions:
- a CDS encoding protein kinase, with protein sequence MYRAWDAELEIDVAVKILKPELAEDPDWRRRFRQEATAASRLNSHRNITIILDRSEFEGQPFIVMEFVEGETLARMIERGAPLSDSERLKLLEQLCSGLNFAHKKDIVHRDIKPVNLMVREDQDAYEARTLKILDFGIAKVLNSSQTATGSFAFTPSYVSPEQVLGQDVDKRSDMFAVGAVAYELMTLHKAFPIAGGDPFKIMAEVQRRIVEQPHPPLSNWRPDLNPDLGRIIDRALAKAPADRYADLGEMAARLRKVRERMEEASEESGSETTIILSTATQDAMMNARHFADAGDFTAAVRRLEEASVTATLREQRVLAQALAEVRARQRADLEQRQAHNEEAARAAIALARSSFLEGERTTAIRVLADFDPPSLVAPQLAQLKEAAALAAAAQHELTHGDAAARDAALDALDAFGPRDLVAAIAQRLRADAREQDATAARQRQADEAARRARRIVLTGEPDARQRAIDELAEFTVPDLVREALVELRDLDTRQREAEREAREAREVNDQREQARRAAEAEEERQAEEARRQAEQEARRKADEEASARAAEAEAARREAEAHARRLAAEQLAAEQRLAAEERLAAEQEARRLEDEARRREAERTAAAEAEARRRTGEAEQEARRKADEEARARAAEAARREAEAEAQRLAAEQRLAAEKRLAAEQEARRLEDAASRRESERAAAEAQRLIDSARASFIEGRRGEAIAILDSAPDPSRVAAARALLGSAASAVDAATLAMAAASQGPRAEALAELDRFEDRPLVANAITALQAEHRRRTADEQAAEEMAREAAAKQAAAAAARDAENVFAAGRMDAAIETLAAHSRADLVADVLGRLRGLAHAAAAAESRVGTGTAAERSAAIADLSQTDARLLAGSIARLRSLDAARTAEEENRARAARERLELERQATALIARARAVFAEGAPTDAIRLLDGFAAPDLVGAERTALQQAAAAVAAARDRVAAPQSSPAAREDAIRELAGREPRELLARAVDDLRRLHDRRVADERRVAVEDERRAAAERERRLRIDATLRDARSVPAAEALALLEAFDPPESEITSLAAELRVQLRVGELCQRVAAQLDRGQLDEARRDLAQARALRPADAGVASLYARAVAARRQRRSARARRIASTFGAPLGLVMVLGIGGYEWWTHRSATPTRVEQSSKTTTTTPATTSVPAAMAVPTTVSIDAVPWARFTITSVTKDARQPAVSGETPALVQLLPGQYEVRLENGDLTKPRIETITVGTTPLSNTFQMPGFAADQVVTSLLGQRR